The Ailuropoda melanoleuca isolate Jingjing chromosome 4, ASM200744v2, whole genome shotgun sequence region CGCTTCCAGACACCCAGAGAGGTGGTCACAGGGCTGGGAAGGATTTCTAAAGAAATGAGCTCCACGAGGCAAAAAAAGATGTTGTCCTGAGTCATTTAGAGTTTGAGGGCTGTGTCTGCTTTATATTAAGTTCATTTTCCACGGCGCTTGGAGAAACTCTTCTCAAACAGGGCTTATGAGGAACAGCCCCCTCACGACCTGCTGTCATAGTTTCCCTTTGAAGACATTTTCCTAAAAGCTCCTTTTCACAGGGATCGGCCAAAGAACCCACCTCGAAAGCCAGAGCTTATCACCCAAGCGCGTTTATAGGGTCAGCAAATAGGTTTCAGGTTCCCGCATCTTTTACAAAAGGGGTCAACTACTCGGGCCTGGCTTCGAGGGTCGCAGGCTTTTCTGCGGCCTCGCCCGCCATCTTCTGGACGAAAGTGGTATTGCCTCCAGGGAGAGGCCTCTTTGGGCAGAGGCTTCTGGAACAAACTTCAAAACCAACCAGGGGAGGGcgatgaaaaaaatcacttttaactgCCAAGAAAGCACTAATTGATTTCACGTGCTACAGCAAAGCTGCATTGAACGATAGGCTTTTGTTGTTGTGCTTTAACCATTTCCAATGTGTCTTGCCTTCCTCATCGCTCCATAAGCACGAagttgaatacctactatgtaccaggtgcCATGCTAGGTGCTGGGGGAGAGATGAGTCAAACAGTCTctgttctaaaaacaaaaacagcaataacaccaaaaaaaaaaaaaccctaaagtctTTTTCTATGACCCTAAAATgtctcttaaaaaatttaaattaaaaaaaaaaaaaagcctgaggtTAGGAAGTCCAGAAACATGTGAGAGTCATTAgtaacatttcaaaatgattagTGTCACGAGGGAGATGTACCACGTGCCACAAGACCCCCAAAAGAGAAAATCTGCttggggcagagaagggaaatggtCCCACCGAacagagaaggtgacatttgggGTGAAGAAGCAAAAAGGGAGGGCTGAGAAGGCTCAAGTAAGTCTTGCTGAGTCCCACCTCTGCCTTCACTCCCTGTCGTGGTCAGCAACACTTCACTGGGAACCTGGTGGGGGtctagagaaggggagagaatgagGGTCATGGGAGCTGGTTGAAGATGTCCTGTGGGGGGCTGTAGGGCCCCTGGCTTGGCCGGCAGGTGTGGGACAGTGGGTGCGCTGTGGCCAAGAGGGAATAAGACAGCAGATGGGGTTTGGATCTCAGGTTGCCACTTCACAGCTGTGAcatgggcaaatcatttaacttctgCGAGCCACCATTTCTTCCCGCACCCACAGGGGTGACGATAGTCCCTCCTGAGGGAAGTTATGTGCAGCAAAGCACGTGGAGCCCAGCGCAGGCCTAACACACCCAGGGCTTGGTAATGGCTGGCGGTGCTGGTGCCAAGGTCGTAGTGTGGTTCTGCACGGCTCTGTGTTCACCCGCTCCCAGAGGCACTCCCACCTCTGGGGTATTTGCTTATGATGTAGTCCTCCCCACCTTCATCTCCTCCCTGGAACACAGACGTCCACACAGCCAGGGCTAAAGATTTGGGTTGCCACCAGGCATTCTCTGGATCTGGAACCCTTCCAAGGGTCTTGTGGGTCAGCTTTCCTGGGTGGCCTTCTGATAATTCTGCAAATAGTCAGGATTAGGAATCTTTGACAAACTCCTGGGCTGAACGCCTCCCAGTGATGACAAGCTGGACCACCAGGGGGCAGTATTGGCCAACAGCTGCTTCGCAGACTTGGTTCCCCTCCTGTtgctgggggaggtggaggatgCAGCAGCAGGAAGGTGAGGAGAGGAAAGCTCTTTCCTGGAATACGTTTATTTTATGGTAACTCCcatgaaatgaaagaagagggtCAGCTGAAACATTCAAGGGGGCTTTTTTTGAAGGCAACATCAATGGTGTCAGGGGAGACCTTCCATTACCTCCTCCAGCACACTCCGAAAGGCCGGCTGGGGGCAGCTCTAAGAGCCTTGGAGAAGGAAACCACCTGCGGTCAAGTGGAAACAGCCATAGCAGGCCTCTACGAGGCAGGGCAGGCTTAAGTGCCCCAGCTTTACACACAGAAGCTGCACCTTGGGAGGGTTTCGATGACTTGCCAAGGTCTTGACTTAGCTAGTGGCATAGCTGGGGCCAGAACCCCAGGACCCCTATCAGCAGTGCAGAACGTCCTCAGCGGCACTCCGCTCGTCCCCTTCTCTGAGCCCAAATGAATGAATCAGGAGCTGTTACTGAGAACCCCTGGGGCCCCGGCTGTAGAGTTTCCGtagccccttccagctctgaacGATGAAAATCCAGAATCTCAGCCTTAGGAAGGCTCTCCATGGGAATATTCCCCCCATCAAGAGCTCCAGCCTGGTGAGAGCATAAGGGCGCCTATATTCTGGCTTCTCCGAGGTCGCCACAGGTGGGCTCTGCTTGAACAAGCCCAGGATATGAATGGCCTTTGGATTTGCATTCATTATAGATGGCAAGAAAGAAGCTTTGTGAAATTTTGCACAAAATTCCTTTAAATAGCAAAGTTCCCACACCCATCACCCTACTTCCCAAGCATTTAAAATAGAGCCACACACATAAGAGTTTACTTTACACCCAGCTGTATGGGAATTCATCGGCTGCTAATTCACCCACATCAGAGTAGAGGGATCAAACAAGGAAAGTGGGTAGGAAGTGAGGCCTCTGGTTCTGCTGGGTGTGTAAAGACAAAGAGGAGAAGGCATAGCTCCTCGGCCCTCTGGCCTGCCTGCCTATGGGACACTCACTAGCCAGAAGGGAGCCGCAGCCTGTCCAGGGCCATTGGCTAAGCCAGCCCCTTCCTGGCACCCACTGTGAGCAAGGCAGtgtgccctgccccacccagccTCTCATCTAGCGGGAGAGATGACACAAGCATCCCAACATTTTAACACCAAGCAGCCAGAGACACAAAGCTCACAGTGTCACAGGTGACAGGAGCTGGGATGGACCCCAAAGGTTGGAGGGGACTTTCATAGTTGGAGATAAAGGAGAGAGGGTTTTGTGGGCTAAGGACACTGCCAGCCAAAAgtctggaaggcaggcaggctaGGGTGAATTTCAGGAACATCCAGAAgcactccttctctctccatcctgATTATGTACTCCACCAAGAGTTGCATCTGACCATCCGTGGTGTCCCATCCGTACCTAACACAGGGTCAAGAACCTGGAAGCTGTGCGTTGTTGTCTCGGGTGAACTTCTCAAAAGGCAGGACATTCCCCCAGGGCACTGGGGCAGGTACGTTGAAAGAGAACTGAATTCCTGGTGTACACACACTGTGCCAGTTATCAATTTACTGCCTCTCGGCTGCAAATCTAGCCTTCATTGCGCTGGTCCCGGTGCTGAAGTCCAGAGCCCAGAAACATTCCTCCGCCAGCGCGCGATGTTACGCCTTGTCAGTAGAGGGCGCCAGAGAGACATGGCAGGAGGAACGTGCGCCCTCCGCTTTGCTTACTCCCTCCAAGAGGCAATGCTTGGCGGGGACATCCGGTGACACTAAGCTTCTGAGAGTCTCAGGGGCCCCTTAGGGGCAGCTTCACAGCAAGCTGGGGTTCTCTCCAGTGACTTCCTGCTGAGTTCAACACCAAACCCTAGGCAGCTGCCTGGTGAGTTTTGTTGGCACCCCATTGGCTAGTTTGCCGCTTGCCAGCCTGGATCTGCTTGACCTCTGGCCTTAGTAAACTTCCACACTGTTCAGTGGCTCCAGCCAAACCCTCTCCAGTGAGACCCGAATCTCAGCTTCAGAGGGGCATCTCTCCCCACTTTGTCCTTTCCCATATTTTTTGGAGTTGCTTTGCCCCTGAGTAGTCGTTCTGCTGTCACCAGCTGAAATTCCTTATCCGCTGCCTTCCCTGGTGGCATTACCCTGCGGTTTCCGTCACCCGGTTACGCCCTGACTGAGAAAACATCCCTGCACACGCCTTCACACACATCCCCGTGTGCTTTTTGGAGGCGCCCTTCAAGCAgctcctggctccctcctcagGTGGATTTCCTCCCAAAACCCCCTGAGCATCTTGAGGTGCCCCCTCCCCGTGTCAACCAGGGTTCAGTCAGGAAACCAGGAACCATTCCAAGTATTTCAAGCAGGGACTTTGGTGCTTCACAGGCACGCCCGTTCCTCACGGTCACTGTGGGCAGGTGACCCCGCCTTTCTGAAACTCAGTTACCCCTTCTAGAGAGATCGAGATCATAATGGCACCTAACTCACGTGGCACCTCTGAAAAGGGACATCAAATAGTCCGTGGAAGGTTCTCTGTGCTGGTACATGGTGAGTGCCCAAGAAATGCAAGCTCTTAGTGGTGTTAGATTATAATCCTCTAAAAGCACCAGCGCGCCTGAGCTGAAGGGGCCCCACGCCCAACACTGGATCGGAGGCagtcaggaagggaagaagacaTTCAGCAGGAAGACGTCCATCCTGGACCGAAGTAAAGCCTATCGCagactggggagggggccagaAAGGGGGGGATGGTGTGCAGGATGGAAACGACCCAGTGGCTCCAAGATCCCCTGTCTGTCCTCCATTAGAACAAATTATGCACCCTAAACGTCCTTCAGGCAAACTGAGCAAAGTGCTCTCGTccagattcattttaaaaattttaattgaaaatgtaaTATAGGCAcgcgattttttttttaaacgtcaGAGTACAAAACGCTATACCATTAAGaatgtctccctccctccccaaagccccaaTCCCTCAGCTCTCCCGCCTCAGAGACAGCCACCATGAACCAATTTACTATGTATTTTGCCAGGCATATTCTAGGCATACCCAAGTATAAtgtgttttcatcttttcatACATATGGGAGCCCTGTTTTTGCTTTTCCACTGAATAATGTATCTTGGAAAGCATTCCGTATTTGCACTGATGCCTCtcccttattcctttttttcttaagtcttattcttttttaaatatgcatagtattcctttttttaagattatttatttgagagagagagagaacatgagcacaggggagaggcagagggagagggggaagcaggctccccactcagggagctcaatgcggggctcgaacccaggaccccgggatcatgacctgagccaaaggcagatgcctaactgactgagcccctaaATGTGCACAGTATTCTTGATATAGGTACAGCACTAATTATTTAGACAGAGCTCGTCCTATCATAATGTCATCATAAAAATCTATTGTACATACTGACTTCTTTATTTTCACgaagtaaaaaaaatcatctcaccTCTTAGAGTTGGAGCCCCAATGACTGTCCTTATGATCTAATATAAAAACACCGGGGAAGGAGATGGGAAACCTGCATTCCAGTCCTATCTCAGCCAGTAATGTCCTTGGCACTCAGACACCAATCTCTTCACCTCCCTGTGTGACTCAGGTCCCTTGCTTGTCAGGCAAAATGGCCTCATCAGGGCAttctgagaatcaaatgagaCAACGTACATGAAACCTTTGAGCGCTGTGCTAATACCCAGCTCTCTCATCTGGTCACTGGCCAAACCTCGAATTGATTTGTTGCTCTATGAACGTGCCCATAAATAACACGGTGCCTGCCGCCCCCAGCGCCCCTTCTAGAGGAAACCCAtcccccgctccccaccccacagctccTGCCGCCAGACAGCCCGAGGCTGCTGTGTGCTGCATTGTAAACCCTGCCTTCCCCGACCTTCCACTTCTCCACCTGGGCGCGGGACCTGGCAGAGCGCACTGGGAGCGCTGTAAACTTCCCAGGGGCTACAATGAGGAGCTCTGCCCAAATAGAGACAAACCGAGTCATTCTGACTCCTGCTTTTGGCACAGTCTACTAGGAAGTCACAAGTGACTACAATAGTTAGGACAAGCGTAAGATGGAAGACGCAGAGAGAGGCCATGCAGTCAGGGCCCCAATGGGCCATTCCACGCTGCAGTTAGCAGTAAGCTGAAATtgagagaggaagcagaaacCCCAAATACACTGAAGCAATGACATAGAGAAAAAGTGGCGGATGCTGGTGAGAAGTGAAAGGACACAGAGACGCAAAACCACCAGAAGCAGCACGTGAGAGCAGCGACAGGACAGGTGCAGCTGCCCCAGCTCAGCTGCTGAGCCCAGCATGGAACAGCCCTGGGGAGGCCCAGTCCTCCAGGTCCCTATTGGGCTCCCAGGTGATCCCGTCTCCTTTGCTCCCTCACGTGGCTTTACTCTAACCTGCTTTTCCCTGGGcctggtggaggaggggagaccCTCTTCATGCCACCAGGAGTGCCAAACCAACCCAAGGCTCATGAGACCCCCGTGCCCAGCTTCCTGTAGGGTCCGCTAAAGGATGGGGGTGTGAGGATCTTACCTTGGGGCAGGAGAAATGAGAGTCCGAGACTCTGTTTTGCTTCGGAACATACAGCTTTGCTTAATGAATTACTGAGGTTTCACAGAGGTCAGCTTCCTGGGAAAAGGTCAAAGTGGAGAGGGGCAAAGAGCAGAAGTGGAGAGGAAGATGGACAAGACTGAGCAGAGATTTTGCTCATGCAGATCCTTCCCTCTTGCTCAAATTCCATCCACCTTCATGCCACTTCTTCCACTAAACCCTTCCCAGCTGCTTCAGCCATAGCAGCCCTGGTCTTCTTAACTACAGTGACCGACTGCATTGCCTGATGGGCCCCAACACTTCATCATCCTGCCCTGGAGCCATACCATTCACCCTACGGCTTTCCAGTTCTTTCTCTAAAAAGGCAGAATACGTTTCTCCATCCTTCGACTTTGGGTTTGGCTATATGGCCACCTTATAGTATTGGCCAAAGCCAACAGAATAAGATCGAGGCAATGGTGTACCAATTCCAGGGCCTCTTGTGCTCATTCCATTGCCACAAAAAGAGCGTGCCCAGGCTAATCTTCTATTCCCAAGAAGAGGATGAGGGACGTGTGGAACAAAGTTGCCTGGGACAAGACCGTAGTTGAGCCCGGCCTAGATCAGCCAAATCTTAGGTGCCTGgctacataaatgtttattgcatTATACCACTGACATTCTATGGTTGCTTGATAGATAGCTGATACAACTACCCATAGTACTTATGCTTTTTAGTGCTTGGTGCTTTTTAATGACAGTTCATTATTTGGTCATACATCGTTGTTTCTTTGGGTAGGTCTCTCCTAGTTAACACcagattcagcaaataaaaatacaggatccccacttaaatttgaaattcagaaaaacaagGAATAATTTTATAAGGGCATCCCATGCAattttttaggaaatatttatacaaaagattatttacttaaaatCCAAATATAACAGGGCATCCCTGTGTTTATCTAGCAATCTACTTCCAGTGCTCGAGGCAACATCAACATCTGACTCAGTAACTGTGAGACATCATGTGGTCATCATCATAATGCTGGGAGACAAAAGCCAtggttttctcactttcttttctcctgtgacAAAGCCACCCCTTACAGTGACAATGACGACGACAATGATGGTTTCCTTAGCCCCTGTATAGGCAGGTAGCGGGCAAACACACTGTCCTATTTTCACATCAGTGCTACAGCGCAGTGAAATGGCAAATCTTACCCCCATTtataaatgaggacactgagccCCAGATGGGCAAAATAACTTTCCCTTGGACACACAGCTAGTGAAAGCAGCAAAGCTAAAACTCAAATGCAGTCCTTTCACTTTCCAGAATGCAATTTCGTCTCCAGCTACTGAAAaggttttctgtcattttcacaAAAGATGGCAAAGCATATTCCCCAGCCTCCCAGTTTCTTTCTTGGTCCCCCTCAGTCCATTCTCTGAGTAAGGGGAGTTGTGTTAGCGTGCCAGGGCTTCCACAACAAAGtacaaagcaccacagactggggagcttaaaccacagaaatgtattttctcacagttctggagctggaAAGTCCGATATCTGGAGGCTGGGGTTCGTTCTGTCCAAAGGCTCTGAGGGAAGGGTCCATTCCAGCCCTGCAGTGGTTAATTTTGGCTCAACCTGACTGGGCCATGGGATGCCCAAACTACTTCTCAGTGCAGTGTGAGGgtatttctggaagagattagcatttgaattggtggcCTGAGTAAACCAGATGGCCCCACCCATTACGAATGGGCATCATCTACTCctttgagggcctgaatagaataaaactgtgggagaggggcacctgggtggctgagtcactTAAGCATCGGATTCTTTTGACTGCAGCTCAGTCATGGTCTCGcagacctgggatcgagccccaaattgggctcagcactcagtgtagtctgcttcagattctctctccctctcctctcctttcctctctgccccttccactcccactccctctgcccgaCTGCTTGAACTGAGCTATCGGTCTTCTCCTGGCCATGGACTAGGACTTACATGCGTAGTACTCCTGCCTATTAGACCTTTGGATCAGGACTGGAATttacaccaccagctttcctgggacTCCCACTCACAGACAGCAGATCATGCCACTTCTGCTCAGCCTTTACAATCacgagccaattccttataagaagtcatatatgatatgatatgtagagatatatatattctatttctctggagaacactgactgaTCATACAAGGCCTCTCTCTTCGGTTTGTAGAGCTCATCTTTTCCCTTACGTTCACACCATCTTCCTTCTGTGCATGTCCGTGCCcgaatttcctcttctttttttttttttttaatgttttatttatttgagagagagagagaaagtacacagaaggagagggtgaaggagaagcagactccctgctgagcagggagcctgacgtggggcttgatcccgggaccctgggatcatgacctgagcccaaggcagacgcttaaccgactgagccacccaggtgccccccaaatttcctcttcttataagcaCATCCGTCATATTGGATTAGAACCTACCCTAATgagctcattttaatttaatcacttcTAGAAAGGCCCCAGCtctaaataagatcacattctaaggtactggggTTTAGGACagcaacatgtgaatttggggggagacACGATTCAGCCTATAACAGGGTTTGTGGGGCTAACTGTAACTCGCCCCAATACAGTCTGTCCTTAAAAGAGGGACCCAAGGGAGGAGATTTCAAACGATGGAACTCTGGATTCAAGTGGCGGAATTCTAGTGTCTAAAGCAGTCCCTGGGGTGGCGAAGGCCCATCCTACAGTTCCTAATAATGGGCCTCAAAGGCGTGTCACACCCTCTGCCAGAGGGGCCCTAGCAACGAGTAGAATGTGGGTTATTATGAGGACAGGGGATTGTGATGGTGGCCCGGCTGTGGAATCTGGTGAGACCAAATGTTAGTACTTTAAAAGATGTCCTTTCGCCCCAATTGGCAGCACTGTGGTTTTCTGGATGGcagcagaggacagagaaatgaTGGAAGCCCGGGGAGCAGGAGAAAGCTGCCCAACCCTCCCCAAGGCGGTGCCTGATGACCCCATGTCTGAAGGGAAATCAAGGGCTTCTTTGGTAAGGTGAGGGGGGTGCCTTGTTTCACCGCCCCCGCCTGTCCCTACGTGGGGAGGAGAGTATCACTGGAACACATGATAGGAGCTGAGTGCTAGGAGATCCCAGAGAGCTGCTAAGAAGAGCAAGtcatgtgcaccccacacccacaGCTGGCCCCCAGCTGTCACCAGGGACCAGGTAGCCCTTAATAAGATTGTGAAGCCATCTGAGGCTGGCTTTGGTctctcccacctacctccccatTCAGGgccctgtcctctctctgtgAATGGGACCTGGCTCCCCCATAGACCTTGTGTTGGTCCCCTACATTTAGGTTCCTCCCTCTGTAGCCCCAGGAGGACTGGGTGTCTCATTGTCTCAAAGTCAGAGTGGGGATGGGAAAGTTACCAGGAAGACAGACTTCCGCCTCAACTCCTCAAGCCTCCCCTTGCAACTTGAGGGCACCCTTCCTCCGTGTCAGTGCGCCCTCCGCTTCCCTATAACTCCAGGTCAGTGCACCTGTGGTTAGAACTCGGTCTAGATCCTTACAGGTCACAGCCCTCTCTCACACGTCCCACCCAGTCCACCGTGGCGCGGAGGTGCCCGGGGTGGCGTGGGGGCAGCCCCAGGCCCAAGCTGACTCGCCCCCTGACTCGCCCCTTCACTGCACCAGGAGGCAGAGTCCCCGAAGCCAGACTCTTCCTACAACCAGCTGGAGGAGATGGAAGCTTGCGAGGACGGAGGCTGCCCAAGGCCACCCAAGTCACCGTCCTCCAAGGCCGGCTCCGCCCCCAAGGGCCAGGCGGGGGACGGACCTGAACTCGGGGAGCTGCCCCCCGCGCCGGCCGCCCCCGAGACCCTGGCCACCGAGCGCAACacggagctggagctggagaaggTGCGCATGGAGTTCGAGCTCACGCGGCTCAAGTACCTGCACGAGGAGAACGAGCGCCAGCGGCAGCACGACGAGGTGATGGCGCAGCTTCAGCAGCAGGTGACGCCCCGCCTGGTAGGTGACAGAGAAGGAGGGGCGCTGGCGAGAGGCCCGCAGGTCCCTCCTGGAGGGCTAGGGGCCGACCCTGAGGGTCGGGGGAGCCCACCTGACCTGCTTCCCACTGCCCTGGTCCAGAGACGGGCTGCTGGCTGCATTACAGCTTCCCTGCTAAGCTGAGATCAACTCTTTCAGGAGAGTTGACCCTGCGAGGGGCCCCACAAGCACCTGTCCACCTGTCCACCTGTCCACCCGCCTGCCGACAGCTCTCCTTCTCGGGGACTGCATTTCCACCACTCTCTGGTCCTCTCTACATCTCGTGTAAGAGAGGGGAGCCCAACTGCAGTCTGCCCAGTGCGTTTTGATAAAGCCATCACCTCCCCTCACCAGAGCTGCATTTGTTCTGTTGGATAGCTTTGCCTTGTTGCCAACTAAAACTTCAACATCTTTAGCCAGGAAATGGACCACTCTCCCCTAATCTGTATTAAATGGGGGATAAGAAAGCCTGCTTTTGGTCCAATGCGATGGGAAGGGGTTAGCACTGTGAGACCGGGCTGTTAAGTCCTAAATAATGAGAAGAAGCCATTGTTGAAAACATGTTGCCTGGGCTTTGAGATCAGTCCTGGGTTAAAACTCTGGCTCTATTATGTATAATCCGCATGACATTGGGCAAGTTACGAATCCTCCTTGGACCCTGGTTTGCTCATCTAGAAAGTAGTCCCTGCCTCATAGGGTCATAACGAGGAGTAAAGGAGAGCAGGCACGCATGCGAGGCACTTTGCGATGAGCCTGGCACATTaggtaagcactcaataaatgttagctattaccaTTTTTATGTACTCATGCAATTCACTTCTTGACCCAAATGCAACAACTTACATTCAtcacttttcagttttattggGATGTAATGTATTAGCTATGCTTCCCAGCTCTGAGTCATCCTCACTTCTGAGAAACTTGCCTTCTGTCTTTATCCAAGTCATTGCTATAATTGTTGAGGAGGATATGACCTAAAGTAAACACCACTGTAAGATCTCCCTACAGGTTAGCAATGTTCCATTAATCGGCACCCTTGGGTTACATTTTATCCCGCTCACATTTCTCTACCTTGTCCAAAAAACTATCTTGAGACACACTGTCAAATGGTTTCCCAGAATTAAGATGTCATACTACCTACAGCTTTCCCTAATTGactggtccatttttttttttaagaaaaggagattGGTTTTGCATGATTTGTTTTCAATGAACACATGCTGGGTTTTAACAATTAtcgtttgatttttttgtttttttttttactgcttgcAAAATACCTGCTTAATTATACACTGAATGGTTTTGCTGAGCCAAGTCAAGCCTACTGAACTGGGATCTCCAGAatccatcttttttcctctctttaaaaatctagaaagcaTTTGCTTGTCCCTAAGATTCTGGCACatttcctgagtttttttttttttttttttttctcactagtAAGTTCCATTTCCAAGCCTGGGGTTTTGTTCTCAGTATCATGGGATAAAATGTTTCATGAGTTGGGGCCTGAAACTCCTTAAAGCCCCTGTGGTTACAGTACTATGCGTTTGCTCTATGCCTGCTTCTAACCAtacttgttttcccttttttagtTTGAAAATCTTACTCTTGGCTGGATGAGCTGGAAACCCTTGTGTATAGTCTTATCTgctgtctgtcttctgctcaaaAGATAGACCATTGAAAGTGTTGTGAAAAGCCTAAAAGGTCTCACAAATCAATGTTTGTTTGTCAAAATCACAATTATCACCCATGAGCATTTCAGACTGAAAACACATGCTGGCTGCTTTTGGCAGCAGAAGTCCGCAGACCCAGAGCCGGAGCCGTAGCGGGTCTGCAGACCACCTGCGCAGCGCCCCCTCCCGCTAGAACGCTGGGTTTCTTCCTCTGGTCTTCAACCTGCCTTGCTATTCACTTTAGAAATGGCATCACTGGAGTCATTTTCTGCCTCCTCCGGTTTATTGATTTGCCCTCACATTTTCCGTAGTTGTCCAAACAATGGTGTGTCCACAACCCCGGTCTTTGGTAATTGTTTACAGAAGTGTTTTATGTTTTGTGCATTTACTGGCAGGTGGAAAGCTGACTTGATGTTTaagcctcctccccactccctcttttTCTGGATGAATGGGTAGGTAGATAGATTCATTGTATTGAAAACTATCTCTGTGAGTATGTTTCTAGCTAGCTTAGGGCATCCCGGTCTCTGCCATCTGCCTGCTTACAAAAAAGCATGGcatgattttaaaagatattttaaagaataaaccaTGGGTGATGCCTTCTTAACTACAGATCAAAATAGTTATGTCAGCTTTCGCTATACTTATATGTTGATGCTTTCTACAGTTAAAATAGGGGCTTGTTGGACCTCAATTATATAGATTCCAGAAATGAGCAATACGCAGGCAGAATCAGCCAGACGACTCAAGCTGCTTTTCCCAGGCTCCATATTGGAAGGGTTCAGGGAGACCCTATCACCTGTCTCTGACCACCTGTCCCCCAGGGAGATCCAAACTCTGGCGGAGAGACCACAGACTGACCCCGTGAGACATTTGCCAGGACAAGAGAGTCAGAAACAGGCACTTATGCCCCAGGGGCCACCCTCCCATTGTGCCACTATGCAGAGAACAAGCCTGAGTGTCAGGGCAAGCCATCCAGAGAACATTCCCAAGACCCGGCGTGCACATCTGGGGACCTCAGAGTCAGAGAGAGTC contains the following coding sequences:
- the TMEM247 gene encoding transmembrane protein 247 encodes the protein MAAEDREMMEARGAGESCPTLPKAVPDDPMSEGKSRASLEAESPKPDSSYNQLEEMEACEDGGCPRPPKSPSSKAGSAPKGQAGDGPELGELPPAPAAPETLATERNTELELEKVRMEFELTRLKYLHEENERQRQHDEVMAQLQQQVTPRLFSGGLQDLLLPQNQFAMFLYGFIFIHIIYVTKEMVFFLFSKHYLFCIAAILLCLIKTLWSYF